In Hirundo rustica isolate bHirRus1 chromosome 4, bHirRus1.pri.v3, whole genome shotgun sequence, a genomic segment contains:
- the SSBP1 gene encoding single-stranded DNA-binding protein, mitochondrial, with amino-acid sequence MWRRPAWQVLRQFVRHDSDTVTSLVLERSMNRVQLLGRVGQDPIMRQVEGKNPVTIFSLATNEMWRTGDSEVGQGGDISQKTTWHRISVFRPGLRDVTYQYVRKGSRIFVEGKIDYGEYTDKNNVRRQATTIIADNVIFLSDGSVRDKV; translated from the exons ATGTGGCGGCGGCCGGCGTGGCAG GTGCTACGCCAGTTTGTAAGACATGACTCTGATACGGTTACCTCATTGGTACTTGAAAGAT CCATGAATCGTGTTCAGCTGCTTGGTCGTGTTGGACAGGACCCTATCATGAGGcaagtggaaggaaaaaatcctgttaCCATATTTTCCCTTGCAACCAATGAGATGTGGCGGACAGGAGATAGTGAAGTGGGCCAGGGAG GTGACATCAGTCAGAAGACAACATGGCACAGGATCTCTGTCTTCAGGCCAGGCCTCAGGGATGTCACCTATCAGTATGTGAGGAAGGG ctctcgAATCTTTGTTGAAGGGAAGATAGATTATGGTGAATATACAGATAAGAACAATGTGAGGCGACAGGCCACAACAATTATAGCAG ataatgtgatttttctgagtGATGGTTCGGTGAGAGACAAGGTGTGA